A region of Vitis riparia cultivar Riparia Gloire de Montpellier isolate 1030 chromosome 1, EGFV_Vit.rip_1.0, whole genome shotgun sequence DNA encodes the following proteins:
- the LOC117919437 gene encoding uncharacterized protein LOC117919437 isoform X2 → MGLKRSFENEEFQELPFKNMKCVESSDKLASFGEIVPCKDAPQKPDISEGVENGVSVLDDKGFEISAPLSCNGSSEEDGRSVAAAYSSLSPEYFESYLPRRTVAQFEDIYSSLLDCSPRRQVAVGPDHQANVPVWSLQKVKNRLDKLETSNRYISSSQSMVSDQTVDGENEERWMGTCVIPMPEENLSAENGVKTGDGRTDCGCLDNDSIRCVRQHVMEAREKLRKTLGQEKFTELGFCDMGEEVALKWHEEEEQAFHEVVFSHPASLGQNFWEHLSATFSYRAKQELVSYYFNVFMLRQRAAQNRSNFLYIDSDDDEWHGNNRSLNEVGTAEEEDDSGIESLSDQHNHAYHEEEPHEEDDDNDDDDDDDEEDDDKDDSDFDGDGGFGDDKQGATKEDGMAHNGKLLDCNMFDPVSRNMDKVPDSNGEDFGVQDDSCMSFECQPNVANPCAPADPEASVQESGARITQQKSFHGDDDGSSTRVDPGYLLEPSETKVWDGRYWTGSINGVDLLPTCNMIEEIFGLGTPNSKTKDDKSIS, encoded by the exons ATGGGACTCAAACGgtcttttgaaaatgaggagtttCAGGAGCTTCCTTTTAAGAACATGAAATGTGTTGAGTCTAGTGATAAGCTGGCCTCCTTTGGAGAAATTGTTCCATGTAAAGATGCCCCTCAGAAACCTGATATTTCAG AGGGGGTTGAAAATGGAGTCTCAGTTTTAGATGACAAAGGGTTTGAGATCAGCGCTCCCTTGTCATGCAATGGTTCAAGTGAGGAAGATGGTAGGTCTGTGGCAGCTGCTTACTCATCCCTCTCTCCAGAATATTTTGAATCCTACCTCCCACGGAGAACAGTAGCACAGTTTGAGGATATATATTCTTCTTTGTTGGATTGTTCTCCTAGAAGACAAGTTGCTGTTGGACCAGATCATCAAGCAAATGTTCCAGTATGGAGCCTGCAGAAAGTCAAAAACAGATTAGATAAGTTAGAGACCTCTAATCGCTACATTTCCTCATCACAGTCAATGGTTTCAGACCAAACTGTTGatggtgaaaatgaagaaaggtGGATGGGAACTTGTGTCATTCCAATGCCTGAAGAAAATTTGTCTGCTGAAAATGGTGTCAAGACTGGAGATGGCAGAACAGATTGTGGCTGCCTGGATAATGATTCTATCAGATGCGTGCGGCAACATGTAATGGAAGCACGAGAGAAACTAAGAAAAACCCTTGGACAGGAAAAATTCACGGAGTTAGGATTTTGTGACATGGGAGAAGAGGTGGCACTTAAATggcatgaagaagaagaacaggCTTTTCATGAGGTTGTTTTCTCACATCCCGCATCATTGGGTCAGAATTTTTGGGAACATCTCTCTGCAACATTCTCATATCGAGCCAAGCAGGAACTTGTCAGCTATTATTTCAATGTCTTTATGCTTCGGCAGCGGGCTGCCCAAAACAGATCCAACTTCTTGTACATCGACAGCGATGATGATGAATGGCATGGAAATAATAGAAGCTTAAATGAAGTTGGAACtgcagaagaagaagatgattcTGGCATAGAATCTCTTTCTGATCAACATAATCACGCATATCATGAAGAGGAACCTCATGAAGAAGACGACGACAACGATGATGACGACGATGacgatgaagaagatgatgacaAGGACGACAGTGATTTTGACGGCGATGGTGGTTTTGGAGATGACAAGCAAGGTGCCACCAAAGAGGATGGCATGGCGCATAATGGGAAGTTGCTTGATTGCAACATGTTTGATCCTGTATCTCGGAACATGGATAAGGTACCAGATAGCAATGGGGAGGATTTCGGTGTCCAAGATGACTCATGCATGTCTTTTGAGTGCCAACCCAATGTTGCCAACCCTTGTGCTCCTGCGGATCCGGAGGCTTCTGTTCAAGAAAGTGGAGCTAGGATTACCCAGCAAAAATCCTTTCATGGTGACGATGATGGGTCCAGCACCAGGGTAGACCCAGGATATTTATTGGAGCCCTCTGAAACCAAAGTTTGGGATGGCAGGTACTGGACAGGTTCCATAAATGGCGTTGATCTCCTGCCCACATGCAATATGATTGAAGAGATTTTTGGACTAGGCACACCGAATAGCAAGACAAAGGACGACAAAAGCATCAGCTAA
- the LOC117919437 gene encoding uncharacterized protein LOC117919437 isoform X1 yields MGLKRSFENEEFQELPFKNMKCVESSDKLASFGEIVPCKDAPQKPDISDECSFYKFQCGTEGVENGVSVLDDKGFEISAPLSCNGSSEEDGRSVAAAYSSLSPEYFESYLPRRTVAQFEDIYSSLLDCSPRRQVAVGPDHQANVPVWSLQKVKNRLDKLETSNRYISSSQSMVSDQTVDGENEERWMGTCVIPMPEENLSAENGVKTGDGRTDCGCLDNDSIRCVRQHVMEAREKLRKTLGQEKFTELGFCDMGEEVALKWHEEEEQAFHEVVFSHPASLGQNFWEHLSATFSYRAKQELVSYYFNVFMLRQRAAQNRSNFLYIDSDDDEWHGNNRSLNEVGTAEEEDDSGIESLSDQHNHAYHEEEPHEEDDDNDDDDDDDEEDDDKDDSDFDGDGGFGDDKQGATKEDGMAHNGKLLDCNMFDPVSRNMDKVPDSNGEDFGVQDDSCMSFECQPNVANPCAPADPEASVQESGARITQQKSFHGDDDGSSTRVDPGYLLEPSETKVWDGRYWTGSINGVDLLPTCNMIEEIFGLGTPNSKTKDDKSIS; encoded by the exons ATGGGACTCAAACGgtcttttgaaaatgaggagtttCAGGAGCTTCCTTTTAAGAACATGAAATGTGTTGAGTCTAGTGATAAGCTGGCCTCCTTTGGAGAAATTGTTCCATGTAAAGATGCCCCTCAGAAACCTGATATTTCAG ATGAATGCAGCTTTTATAAGTTTCAATGTGGTACAGAGGGGGTTGAAAATGGAGTCTCAGTTTTAGATGACAAAGGGTTTGAGATCAGCGCTCCCTTGTCATGCAATGGTTCAAGTGAGGAAGATGGTAGGTCTGTGGCAGCTGCTTACTCATCCCTCTCTCCAGAATATTTTGAATCCTACCTCCCACGGAGAACAGTAGCACAGTTTGAGGATATATATTCTTCTTTGTTGGATTGTTCTCCTAGAAGACAAGTTGCTGTTGGACCAGATCATCAAGCAAATGTTCCAGTATGGAGCCTGCAGAAAGTCAAAAACAGATTAGATAAGTTAGAGACCTCTAATCGCTACATTTCCTCATCACAGTCAATGGTTTCAGACCAAACTGTTGatggtgaaaatgaagaaaggtGGATGGGAACTTGTGTCATTCCAATGCCTGAAGAAAATTTGTCTGCTGAAAATGGTGTCAAGACTGGAGATGGCAGAACAGATTGTGGCTGCCTGGATAATGATTCTATCAGATGCGTGCGGCAACATGTAATGGAAGCACGAGAGAAACTAAGAAAAACCCTTGGACAGGAAAAATTCACGGAGTTAGGATTTTGTGACATGGGAGAAGAGGTGGCACTTAAATggcatgaagaagaagaacaggCTTTTCATGAGGTTGTTTTCTCACATCCCGCATCATTGGGTCAGAATTTTTGGGAACATCTCTCTGCAACATTCTCATATCGAGCCAAGCAGGAACTTGTCAGCTATTATTTCAATGTCTTTATGCTTCGGCAGCGGGCTGCCCAAAACAGATCCAACTTCTTGTACATCGACAGCGATGATGATGAATGGCATGGAAATAATAGAAGCTTAAATGAAGTTGGAACtgcagaagaagaagatgattcTGGCATAGAATCTCTTTCTGATCAACATAATCACGCATATCATGAAGAGGAACCTCATGAAGAAGACGACGACAACGATGATGACGACGATGacgatgaagaagatgatgacaAGGACGACAGTGATTTTGACGGCGATGGTGGTTTTGGAGATGACAAGCAAGGTGCCACCAAAGAGGATGGCATGGCGCATAATGGGAAGTTGCTTGATTGCAACATGTTTGATCCTGTATCTCGGAACATGGATAAGGTACCAGATAGCAATGGGGAGGATTTCGGTGTCCAAGATGACTCATGCATGTCTTTTGAGTGCCAACCCAATGTTGCCAACCCTTGTGCTCCTGCGGATCCGGAGGCTTCTGTTCAAGAAAGTGGAGCTAGGATTACCCAGCAAAAATCCTTTCATGGTGACGATGATGGGTCCAGCACCAGGGTAGACCCAGGATATTTATTGGAGCCCTCTGAAACCAAAGTTTGGGATGGCAGGTACTGGACAGGTTCCATAAATGGCGTTGATCTCCTGCCCACATGCAATATGATTGAAGAGATTTTTGGACTAGGCACACCGAATAGCAAGACAAAGGACGACAAAAGCATCAGCTAA
- the LOC117911482 gene encoding uncharacterized protein LOC117911482, with translation MEEEDQKTKHVCKLCNKRYPSGKSLGGHMRSHMIGNSAEAAERKKISSLNGGRSSKKESGFEGGGHSAYGLRENPKKTWRLANSRSGSQQENVCKECGKVFQSLKALCGHMACHSEKERLSSNLEDHSWTNASQKPVMDRRKRSKRTNFNRTLAVYPSPSVSDTEQEQQELAICLMMLSRDSGHWGGLNSLVYSSDNNSVVLEAKSSSIDMRISRGEDMNCVSDGDEIVEKKKLGDGKSKSAVLDSEAGPFENSDSGYFMNGAQRVESDVSVDGIFRNVESLELKLEDGSGFDVFGAESGKGLKRLKCMKAGLGKDLKRPKCVKTELGKGLLKQEGYDRVNRASVEYDLSKRKNDSYSEENVRKRSKYQCLTCNKTFHSHQALGGHRANHKRVEGCNSSNYESIENSIETDTCPGPTPHKKLARFGSGKTPIAQDLSGKAEKKIGSRKSNGHMCPICFKIFRSGQALGGHKKSHFVGVCEDENSRTLVIKQEPLEIPGLIDLNLPAPIEEEANEHVGFMIS, from the coding sequence ATGGAGGAGGAAGATCAGAAGACGAAGCATGTGTGCAAGCTCTGCAACAAGAGGTACCCTTCTGGGAAGTCCTTGGGGGGTCACATGAGGTCTCATATGATTGGGAATTCAGCTGAAGCtgcagagagaaagaaaatttcatCTTTGAATGGTGGGAGAAGCAGCAAGAAGGAGTCAGGGTTTGAAGGTGGTGGGCATTCTGCATACGGTCTCAGAGAGAACCCTAAGAAAACATGGAGGCTGGCTAATTCAAGGAGTGGTTCACAGCAAGAGAATGTTTGTAAAGAATGTGGTAAAGTGTTTCAGTCTTTGAAAGCTCTTTGTGGTCACATGGCTTGTCACTCTGAGAAGGAGAGACTTTCAAGCAATTTGGAAGATCATTCTTGGACCAATGCTAGCCAGAAACCAGTAATGGATAGGCGAAAGAGGTCGAAAAGGACGAATTTTAACAGGACTCTTGCTGTTTACCCTTCTCCATCTGTTTCTGACACTGAGCAAGAGCAGCAAGAGTTGGCTATTTGTTTGATGATGCTGTCTAGGGATTCTGGGCATTGGGGTGGTTTGAATTCGCTTGTGTATTCTTCAGACAACAATTCTGTGGTCTTAGAGGCCAAATCATCCTCTATTGATATGAGAATTAGTAGGGGAGAAGATATGAATTGTGTTTCTGATGGTGATGAGATTGTGGAGAAGAAGAAATTAGGGGATGGGAAGTCAAAATCTGCTGTTTTGGACTCTGAGGCTGGTCCGTTTGAGAATTCTGATTCTGGGTATTTTATGAATGGAGCCCAGAGGGTTGAATCAGATGTTTCTGTGGATGGGATTTTCAGGAATGTTGAATCTCTGGAGCTTAAACTGGAAGATGGATCTGGGTTTGATGTGTTTGGTGCTGAATCTGGGAAGGGTTTAAAGAGACTCAAATGTATGAAAGCTGGATTGGGGAAGGATTTGAAGAGACCCAAATGTGTGAAAACTGAATTGGGAAAGGGTCTGCTCAAACAAGAAGGATATGATCGAGTGAATAGAGCTTCAGTGGAGTACGATTTGAGTAAGAGAAAGAATGATTCTTACTCAGAAGAGAATGTTCGGAAGAGAAGCAAGTATCAATGTCTGACTTGTAACAAGACCTTTCACTCTCACCAGGCTCTTGGGGGTCACAGAGCCAACCATAAAAGGGTGGAAGGATGCAATTCATCGAACTATGAGAGCATTGAGAACAGCATAGAGACTGATACTTGCCCTGGCCCTACACCCCATAAGAAGCTAGCTCGATTTGGCAGTGGAAAAACCCCAATTGCTCAGGATTTGTCTGGCAAAGCTGAGAAAAAGATCGGGTCAAGGAAAAGCAATGGGCACATGTGCCCAATCTGCTTCAAAATTTTCCGATCAGGACAAGCTTTAGGTGGTCATAAGAAGTCCCATTTTGTAGGAGTTTGTGAAGACGAAAACAGTAGGACTTTAGTAATCAAGCAAGAGCCTCTTGAGATTCCTGGTCTCATTGATCTTAATCTTCCTGCTCCTATTGAGGAAGAAGCTAATGAGCATGTTGGGTTCATGATATCATAG